From a region of the Deinococcus metallilatus genome:
- a CDS encoding sensor histidine kinase, protein MRDANLRAGSDLGLPRARLQGRRFSSLTPSAHASTLTLFLRQVFGQPGPVRVELPLLRQGGSPFHAQIEAEAEGDVCRLTFMDISAGRAAREELLRVQHALESQVERHAAQVQEVTQELESFVTAVMQEMDGPLRRIRACAEPPHRQPEVPAGEQALATGRILDAVDRLEAHMRALSFFSSASRQRLKFVSVDLNRVLAAVVRKLSPEWAGRDVHLTHDPLPVVRGDVGALQTVFTQLLTNALKATRGAASARIHVGVRELERELALFVEDNGIGFNMRYRERLFTPFGHLHREEDFGGPGLGLALVRRLALRHGGRVWAEGRPGQGATFWLALPRSAAET, encoded by the coding sequence ATCCGGGACGCCAATCTGCGGGCGGGGTCGGACCTGGGCCTGCCACGCGCCCGCCTTCAGGGCCGCCGCTTTTCCTCCTTGACGCCCTCAGCCCATGCCAGCACCCTCACGCTGTTCCTGCGGCAGGTGTTCGGCCAGCCGGGACCCGTGCGGGTCGAACTTCCCCTCCTGCGGCAGGGAGGCTCCCCCTTTCACGCCCAGATCGAGGCGGAGGCGGAAGGGGACGTGTGCCGCCTGACGTTCATGGATATCAGCGCGGGGCGGGCCGCGCGGGAGGAACTGCTCCGCGTCCAGCACGCCCTGGAAAGCCAGGTGGAGCGGCACGCCGCCCAGGTGCAGGAAGTCACTCAGGAGCTGGAGTCCTTCGTGACCGCCGTGATGCAGGAGATGGACGGCCCGCTGAGGCGCATCCGGGCCTGCGCGGAGCCGCCGCACCGCCAACCGGAGGTGCCCGCCGGGGAGCAGGCCCTGGCCACGGGCCGGATTCTGGATGCCGTAGACCGGCTCGAGGCCCACATGCGCGCCCTGTCCTTCTTCTCCAGCGCGAGCCGACAACGGCTGAAGTTCGTGTCCGTGGATCTGAACCGGGTGCTGGCGGCGGTGGTCAGGAAGCTGTCCCCGGAATGGGCAGGCCGGGACGTGCACCTGACCCACGACCCCCTGCCCGTGGTGCGCGGGGATGTGGGCGCCTTGCAGACAGTCTTCACCCAGCTCCTGACCAACGCGCTGAAGGCGACCCGGGGGGCGGCGTCCGCCCGGATTCACGTGGGGGTCAGGGAACTGGAACGCGAGCTGGCGCTCTTCGTCGAGGACAACGGGATCGGCTTCAACATGCGCTACCGGGAACGGCTCTTCACCCCCTTCGGCCACCTGCACCGGGAGGAGGACTTCGGGGGGCCTGGCCTGGGGCTGGCGCTGGTCCGGCGGCTCGCCCTGCGGCACGGTGGCCGGGTGTGGGCCGAGGGACGGCCCGGCCAGGGGGCCACCTTCTGGCTGGCCCTCCCCAGGAGTGCGGCGGAAACGTAA
- a CDS encoding carbohydrate ABC transporter permease, translated as MSRRMAAAEARSAWLFLAPSLLLFLVFVLLPVLAAFGISFTRWDLFTAPHFAGFQNYADLILRDSLFHKVLGNTVLYVLGTVPAQMVLAFLIALLLNRRVWGQTALRVIYFLPVVSSTVAVALIWSWIFNSNFGVLNAFLGMIGVQNPPAWLNSSRWALPALIIVAIWQGLGYSMVLFLAGLQGIPHEVYEAGEIDGAVGWRKHRYLTLPLLSPTTFFVTIVSLIGSFQVFDLAFVMTQGGPANATNTIVYYVYQNAFQFYRMGYASAAAMILFAIILILTLIQYRLQDRWVHYD; from the coding sequence ATGTCCCGCCGGATGGCCGCCGCCGAGGCCCGCAGCGCCTGGCTGTTCCTGGCACCCAGCCTGCTGCTCTTCCTGGTGTTCGTCCTGCTGCCGGTCCTGGCCGCCTTCGGCATCTCGTTCACGCGCTGGGACCTCTTCACCGCCCCGCACTTCGCCGGATTCCAGAACTACGCCGACCTGATCCTGCGTGATTCTCTCTTTCATAAGGTCCTGGGCAACACCGTTCTGTACGTGCTCGGCACCGTGCCCGCGCAGATGGTGCTCGCCTTTCTCATCGCCCTGCTGCTCAACCGGCGGGTCTGGGGGCAGACGGCCCTGCGGGTGATCTACTTCCTGCCGGTGGTGTCCTCGACGGTGGCGGTGGCCTTGATCTGGTCGTGGATCTTCAACAGCAACTTCGGGGTGCTGAACGCCTTTCTGGGGATGATTGGCGTGCAGAATCCGCCCGCGTGGCTGAATTCCTCGCGCTGGGCGCTGCCCGCCCTGATCATCGTGGCGATCTGGCAGGGCCTGGGCTACTCGATGGTGCTGTTCCTGGCGGGCCTCCAGGGCATCCCGCACGAGGTCTACGAGGCGGGCGAGATCGACGGCGCGGTGGGGTGGCGCAAGCACCGCTACCTCACGCTGCCGCTGCTGTCGCCCACCACCTTCTTCGTGACCATCGTGAGCCTGATCGGGTCGTTCCAGGTCTTCGACCTCGCCTTCGTGATGACCCAGGGCGGCCCCGCGAACGCGACGAACACCATCGTCTACTACGTCTACCAGAACGCCTTCCAGTTCTACCGGATGGGCTACGCGAGCGCCGCCGCGATGATCCTCTTTGCCATCATCCTGATCCTGACCCTGATCCAGTACCGCTTGCAAGACCGCTGGGTGCACTATGACTGA
- a CDS encoding SIS domain-containing protein, producing MTLSDPLMLQEAREAPRVVRRQSRENAGAVHALAAAIRERRPPYAVTVARGSSDHACTVLKYALETQLALPVASLGPSVHTLYGAQLDLRGALVIAVSQSGASPDVVENVRMAREGGATTVALVNVEDSDLAREAEFVLPLRCGEERAVAATKSYLASLTALLPVVAELTGDATLKQALEKLPEALERTLSLEDQARDLAERYRFADNLLVLARGLHFGVAQEAALKLKETCGIHAEAYSAAEFSHGPKRLLAEGVPLLGFTSADAAAAATARAYADLSSGGADLRTIGPAVDSTLTTPQTGHALTDPVPSALAFYLFAAHLALHRGLDPDAPPLLSKVTKTR from the coding sequence ATGACGCTGTCCGACCCCCTGATGTTGCAGGAGGCGCGCGAGGCCCCCCGGGTCGTCCGCCGCCAGTCGCGCGAGAACGCGGGGGCCGTGCACGCCCTCGCCGCTGCCATCCGCGAACGCCGCCCGCCCTACGCCGTGACGGTCGCGCGCGGCAGCAGTGACCACGCCTGCACCGTCCTGAAGTACGCGCTGGAAACCCAGCTCGCCCTGCCGGTCGCCAGCCTGGGGCCGAGCGTGCATACCCTCTACGGGGCGCAACTGGACCTGCGCGGCGCGCTGGTGATCGCCGTCTCGCAGTCCGGCGCGAGTCCCGATGTCGTGGAGAATGTCCGCATGGCGCGGGAGGGCGGCGCGACCACCGTCGCTCTGGTGAATGTCGAGGACAGCGACCTGGCCCGCGAGGCCGAGTTCGTGCTGCCGCTGCGCTGCGGCGAGGAGCGGGCGGTGGCCGCCACAAAGAGCTACCTCGCCAGCCTGACGGCCCTGCTGCCGGTGGTCGCGGAATTGACGGGGGACGCCACGCTCAAGCAGGCGTTGGAGAAACTACCCGAAGCACTGGAGCGCACGCTGTCCCTGGAAGACCAGGCCCGCGACCTGGCGGAACGTTACCGCTTCGCGGACAATCTGCTGGTGCTGGCACGGGGCCTGCACTTCGGCGTGGCGCAGGAAGCGGCGCTGAAGCTGAAGGAAACCTGCGGCATCCACGCCGAGGCCTATTCCGCCGCCGAATTCAGCCACGGCCCAAAGCGGCTGCTGGCCGAGGGGGTGCCGCTGCTGGGCTTCACGTCCGCTGACGCCGCCGCCGCCGCGACCGCCCGCGCTTATGCCGACCTGTCGAGCGGCGGCGCGGACCTGCGGACTATCGGCCCGGCAGTGGACAGCACCCTCACCACGCCCCAGACCGGGCACGCCCTGACCGACCCGGTGCCCAGTGCGCTGGCCTTTTACCTGTTCGCCGCCCACCTGGCCCTGCACCGTGGCCTCGACCCCGACGCGCCACCGCTGCTCAGCAAGGTCACCAAGACGCGCTGA
- a CDS encoding amylo-alpha-1,6-glucosidase, producing the protein MDKIDQAYEAAVEVLRACASPLGLKASALAGGYPHVWARDAPITSLGALLTGDAALLEASRASLTTLGAHQSELGMIPLNVDTRSGQVTTENAGAIDANLWFVLGHYALHRHTGDDAYLRSQWGRIGAALTWLRYQDMNGCGLLEAPEAADWADLYATRYNTLYANALYVGTLEAASRLAAALGEDPAPHLARADDVRRKVNLLLWLDRPWDGHRFGAQLETLKALRLEWFLLYQHTGTLTEKPYFLPWAGFREFGDTFDGFGNMLAILFGIADEAQAASILDYAHAAGTDAPAPLKAFFPPIYPGDRDWREYYRSRNLNLPDQYHNGGIWPFLGGFYVLALHHAGRGERAHEALRALADANERGRTRPWEFNEWLHGRSGRPMGHPLQAWSAGMYLCAYHALRRGEAPLLPPCPPRSGDPWAGASG; encoded by the coding sequence ATGGACAAGATCGACCAAGCCTACGAAGCTGCCGTGGAGGTGCTGCGGGCCTGCGCCTCCCCGCTGGGCCTCAAGGCGAGCGCGCTCGCGGGAGGTTACCCGCACGTTTGGGCACGTGACGCGCCGATCACTTCGCTGGGAGCGTTGCTGACGGGCGACGCGGCGTTGCTGGAAGCCAGCCGGGCCAGCCTGACGACGCTCGGCGCGCACCAGAGTGAACTGGGCATGATCCCGCTGAACGTGGACACCCGCAGCGGACAGGTCACCACGGAGAACGCGGGCGCCATCGACGCCAACCTGTGGTTCGTGCTGGGGCACTACGCCCTTCACCGCCACACGGGTGACGACGCCTACCTGCGCTCGCAGTGGGGGCGCATCGGGGCCGCGCTGACCTGGCTGCGCTACCAGGACATGAACGGCTGCGGGCTGCTGGAGGCGCCCGAGGCGGCGGACTGGGCCGACCTGTACGCCACCCGCTACAACACCCTGTACGCCAACGCGCTGTACGTGGGGACGCTGGAGGCGGCCTCCCGGCTCGCGGCGGCGCTGGGGGAGGACCCGGCCCCCCACCTCGCCCGCGCCGACGACGTGCGCCGCAAGGTGAACCTGCTGCTGTGGCTTGACCGCCCGTGGGACGGGCACCGTTTCGGCGCCCAGCTCGAAACCCTCAAGGCCCTGCGGCTGGAATGGTTCCTGCTGTATCAGCACACCGGGACCCTCACCGAGAAACCGTACTTCCTCCCGTGGGCGGGCTTCCGGGAGTTCGGGGACACCTTCGACGGCTTCGGCAATATGCTCGCCATCCTGTTCGGGATTGCCGACGAGGCCCAGGCGGCGAGCATCCTCGATTACGCGCACGCGGCTGGCACCGACGCCCCGGCGCCGCTCAAGGCCTTCTTTCCGCCCATCTACCCGGGCGACCGCGACTGGCGCGAGTACTACCGCAGCCGCAACCTCAACCTCCCCGACCAGTACCACAACGGCGGCATCTGGCCGTTTCTGGGCGGCTTCTACGTGCTCGCCCTGCACCACGCGGGACGTGGCGAGCGGGCGCACGAGGCTCTGCGCGCCCTGGCCGACGCGAACGAGCGGGGCCGGACCCGCCCCTGGGAATTCAACGAGTGGCTGCACGGCCGCTCCGGGCGACCGATGGGCCACCCCCTCCAGGCCTGGTCAGCGGGCATGTATCTCTGCGCCTACCATGCGCTGCGGCGGGGCGAGGCGCCTCTCTTGCCCCCCTGCCCCCCCAGGAGCGGTGACCCCTGGGCGGGGGCCAGCGGGTAA
- the nagA gene encoding N-acetylglucosamine-6-phosphate deacetylase: MSRTLRGQLVLPGGVVPGELHFGRTLEAVMPQAEAPQDVFILPGFVDTHVHGGGGGDTMDGPGGIRTLARLHARHGTTTLLPTTITNPWEKVLAALQAVREVMEAGGVVGGADVIGAHLEGPFISPQRLGAQPAHTTLPTPDRVAEVLDSGVVRAVTLAPELPGAWEAALTFAQAGVRVGIGHTRADAEMVSALLDAVHSAGGRTCATHLFNAMGGIEGRQPGPPGALLADPHAFLEVILDGIHVHPTSFRLAHAAARGRVVLVTDAMRAAGLGDGESELGGQPVTVRDGRATLESGSLAGSVLTLDVALKNAVRAGIPLPEVSRMLSAAPAASVGLTDRGCLEPGLRADLTVLDRDLNVVQVYVAGLPLLENTP; the protein is encoded by the coding sequence GTGAGCCGCACGCTGCGCGGGCAACTGGTGCTGCCCGGAGGCGTCGTGCCGGGTGAACTCCACTTTGGCCGGACGCTGGAGGCGGTCATGCCCCAGGCGGAGGCTCCACAGGACGTGTTCATCCTGCCGGGGTTCGTGGACACCCACGTCCACGGCGGAGGAGGGGGCGACACGATGGACGGCCCCGGAGGCATCCGCACCCTCGCCCGCCTGCACGCGCGGCACGGCACCACCACCCTGCTCCCCACCACCATCACCAACCCCTGGGAAAAGGTGCTGGCTGCCCTCCAGGCCGTGCGGGAGGTGATGGAGGCTGGAGGCGTGGTAGGCGGTGCAGACGTGATCGGTGCCCACCTGGAAGGCCCCTTCATCAGCCCTCAGCGGCTGGGCGCGCAGCCAGCACACACCACGCTGCCTACCCCTGACCGCGTGGCGGAAGTGCTGGACAGCGGCGTGGTCCGCGCGGTCACCCTCGCGCCGGAATTGCCAGGCGCGTGGGAGGCGGCCCTCACCTTCGCCCAGGCAGGCGTCCGCGTGGGCATCGGTCATACGCGGGCCGACGCGGAGATGGTGTCCGCCCTGCTGGACGCGGTTCATTCGGCGGGTGGACGAACCTGCGCCACGCACCTCTTCAACGCGATGGGCGGCATCGAGGGCCGCCAGCCCGGTCCCCCCGGCGCCCTGCTGGCCGACCCACACGCCTTTCTGGAGGTGATTCTGGACGGCATCCACGTCCATCCCACCAGTTTCCGGCTCGCCCACGCCGCCGCGCGGGGCCGGGTGGTGCTCGTGACCGATGCCATGCGCGCGGCCGGACTGGGCGACGGCGAGAGCGAGCTGGGTGGGCAGCCTGTAACGGTGCGGGATGGACGCGCCACCCTGGAGAGTGGCTCGCTGGCGGGCAGCGTCCTCACGCTGGACGTGGCGCTGAAAAATGCCGTGCGGGCGGGCATTCCCCTTCCCGAGGTCAGCCGGATGCTGAGTGCGGCGCCCGCCGCTTCTGTGGGCCTGACCGACCGGGGGTGCCTGGAACCCGGCCTGCGGGCCGATCTCACGGTCCTCGACCGCGACCTGAACGTCGTTCAGGTGTACGTGGCCGGACTTCCCCTGCTGGAGAACACCCCATGA
- a CDS encoding ABC transporter permease, protein MTLFLLLPTLVVLGRGLGAGFLPTLLSPVVLDALRVSLWTTATTLGLTVLLVTPVAYLLARFEFPGKAVLDTLLDLPIVLPPVVAGVGLLLTFGRSGLLGPPLELAGISLAFSPAAVVLAQLFTSAPFYLRTARAGFMAVDREVEQAALTDGADRLRVFRFITWPLAFPFLLEGLVLTWARALGEFGATILFAGSLPGRTRTITLAIYSALESDLAPALVLSAVMVLLAFAVLLFVRGLAARRGG, encoded by the coding sequence ATGACGCTGTTCCTGCTCCTGCCGACGCTGGTGGTCCTGGGGCGCGGGCTGGGCGCGGGCTTCCTGCCCACCCTGCTCAGCCCGGTGGTGCTGGACGCCCTGCGGGTCAGCCTGTGGACGACCGCCACCACGCTGGGGCTGACAGTGCTGCTCGTCACCCCGGTCGCCTACCTGCTGGCCCGCTTCGAGTTTCCCGGCAAGGCGGTCCTCGACACCCTGCTCGACCTGCCCATCGTCCTGCCCCCGGTGGTGGCCGGGGTGGGGTTGCTGCTGACCTTTGGCCGCAGTGGCCTGCTGGGACCGCCCCTCGAACTGGCGGGGATCAGCCTGGCCTTTTCCCCGGCGGCGGTGGTGCTGGCGCAGCTCTTCACCTCGGCCCCCTTTTACCTGCGGACGGCCAGGGCGGGCTTCATGGCGGTGGACCGGGAGGTGGAGCAGGCCGCGCTCACGGACGGGGCGGACCGCCTGCGGGTCTTCCGGTTCATCACCTGGCCGCTGGCCTTTCCCTTCCTGCTGGAGGGACTGGTGCTGACCTGGGCGCGGGCGCTGGGGGAGTTCGGGGCGACCATCCTGTTTGCGGGGTCCTTGCCGGGCCGCACCCGCACCATCACCCTCGCCATCTACTCGGCGCTGGAATCGGACCTCGCCCCGGCCCTGGTGCTCTCGGCCGTGATGGTCCTCCTGGCGTTCGCGGTGCTGCTGTTCGTGCGGGGCCTGGCGGCGCGGCGCGGGGGCTGA
- a CDS encoding amidohydrolase family protein, protein MKIIDAHVHYGHWDRLFTRNAEAGFLDELADVCAEVGIVKVGLLANPGRGNDALARALESRPDLVLAMGRLDLDRDPVSLVEDFYQRGFHGIKIIGVSRNYDDAAYFPYYELAQARGLRILFHTGILGGPVDYLVGDQEDAWKAPPEGAEEEALVQRLGREIRARPYGFSSARMQPIYLDTIAFYFPEMFIIGAHLGWPDYRTACAIARWRPRLYFDVSGGDVVHHHIVEGGYIGREIAPRKLVYGSDSDLRRIAGDVARWRAAFTDMGLSEAEQERIFYRNAAHIFGLEA, encoded by the coding sequence TTGAAGATCATCGACGCGCATGTGCATTACGGCCACTGGGACCGCCTCTTCACGCGGAACGCCGAGGCGGGGTTCCTCGACGAACTCGCGGACGTCTGCGCCGAGGTCGGCATCGTGAAGGTGGGGCTGCTCGCCAACCCGGGGCGCGGGAACGATGCGCTGGCCCGCGCGCTGGAAAGCCGCCCGGACCTCGTGCTGGCGATGGGGCGGCTCGACCTCGACCGCGACCCGGTGAGTCTGGTGGAGGACTTCTACCAGCGCGGCTTTCACGGCATCAAGATCATTGGCGTGAGCCGCAACTACGACGACGCGGCCTACTTCCCCTATTACGAACTGGCGCAGGCGCGCGGGCTGCGTATTCTCTTTCACACCGGCATCCTGGGCGGCCCGGTAGACTACCTCGTGGGCGACCAGGAGGACGCCTGGAAGGCCCCCCCCGAGGGCGCCGAGGAGGAGGCGCTGGTGCAGCGGCTGGGGCGGGAAATCCGCGCCCGGCCCTACGGCTTTTCCAGCGCGCGGATGCAGCCCATCTACCTCGACACCATCGCCTTTTACTTCCCGGAAATGTTCATCATCGGCGCGCACCTGGGCTGGCCGGACTACCGCACCGCCTGCGCCATCGCCCGCTGGCGGCCCCGGCTGTACTTCGACGTGAGCGGCGGCGACGTGGTGCACCACCACATCGTGGAGGGCGGATACATCGGGCGGGAGATCGCGCCGCGCAAGCTGGTGTACGGGAGCGACAGCGACCTGCGCCGCATCGCGGGCGACGTGGCCCGCTGGCGCGCCGCCTTCACCGACATGGGGCTGAGCGAGGCCGAGCAGGAGCGCATCTTCTACCGCAACGCCGCCCACATCTTCGGCCTGGAGGCCTGA
- a CDS encoding substrate-binding domain-containing protein has translation MTIPPVTLHSHVRALRERAHLRPSELARRVGISRQALHKIETEAYPPSTLIAFQLAQALHCRVDELFTLVPPGVTATLCATVTGDTRVQLAQVGERLLAFPLSGTPGFRQTADGVVRPAVGEQAEPGEVHVELLGSPDRLPRTAVLVGCDPSLELLTSHAAEHAPEVRVLWRAASSLAALEALTRGEAHAAGIHLWDAETGQSNLPFVERLFPGQVMHLLTLWSWEQGLIVPPGNPRGVTGPADLLQPGVRLVNREAGAGSRLLLDAWLGREGVTLAGRRALPGYGDEVHSHLEAAGRVAAGRADVAPGPRSAAQALGLDFVPVQVERFDLVVPDEHLLHPGITALIEVTRTAAFRADLALLGGYDPAHAGERWHTT, from the coding sequence GTGACCATCCCACCCGTCACCCTCCACTCGCACGTTCGGGCTTTGCGGGAACGGGCGCATCTACGGCCCAGCGAACTGGCCCGGCGGGTCGGGATTTCGCGGCAGGCGCTGCACAAGATCGAAACCGAGGCCTATCCCCCCAGCACGCTGATCGCCTTCCAGCTTGCCCAGGCGCTGCATTGCCGCGTGGATGAGCTGTTCACCCTCGTCCCTCCCGGGGTCACCGCGACCCTCTGCGCGACTGTGACGGGAGACACCCGCGTTCAGTTGGCCCAGGTGGGGGAGCGCCTGCTGGCCTTTCCGCTGAGCGGCACCCCGGGCTTCCGGCAGACGGCCGATGGTGTCGTCCGCCCGGCGGTGGGCGAACAGGCCGAACCGGGTGAAGTGCACGTCGAGCTGCTGGGTTCACCCGACCGGCTGCCGCGCACCGCCGTGCTCGTCGGGTGCGACCCGTCGCTGGAACTGCTCACCTCCCACGCGGCGGAGCACGCGCCGGAGGTGAGGGTGCTGTGGCGCGCCGCCTCCAGCCTGGCGGCCCTGGAGGCCCTGACCCGGGGCGAGGCGCACGCCGCTGGCATCCACCTCTGGGACGCCGAAACCGGCCAGTCCAACCTGCCCTTCGTCGAACGCCTGTTCCCGGGGCAGGTCATGCACCTGCTCACCCTCTGGTCCTGGGAACAGGGGTTGATCGTGCCGCCCGGCAACCCCCGGGGCGTCACGGGACCCGCCGATCTCCTCCAGCCAGGCGTGCGCCTGGTCAACCGGGAAGCGGGCGCGGGGAGCCGCCTGCTGCTCGACGCCTGGCTGGGCCGGGAGGGCGTCACGCTCGCCGGGCGCCGCGCCCTCCCCGGCTATGGTGACGAGGTGCACAGCCACCTGGAGGCAGCGGGCCGGGTGGCCGCCGGGCGGGCAGACGTTGCGCCCGGCCCACGGTCTGCCGCGCAGGCGTTGGGCCTGGACTTCGTGCCGGTGCAGGTCGAACGCTTCGATCTGGTGGTGCCCGACGAGCACCTGCTCCACCCCGGCATCACCGCGCTGATCGAGGTCACCCGGACCGCGGCCTTCCGCGCCGACCTGGCCCTGCTGGGCGGCTACGACCCCGCCCATGCCGGAGAACGCTGGCACACCACCTAG
- a CDS encoding ABC transporter substrate-binding protein: MCKFWFAALTASLALASPALAKTTLVFSYWGDPAELPPFQEITRNFMAAHPDIEIQVQHAPWSGYWTKLDAQLAAKAGPDVMFITNVPTYASRGQLEPLDAYIARDKFPIGQYNPEFLKIHQYKGKLYSIPRDNDTMVLYYNKDAFDQAKLAYPTANWRWNDLRNAAMKLTQRSGNRVTRYGLVLENNKWPTFVYQNGGKVFDDPLNPTQYLLDQPKGAQAIQFLADLINKDKVAPAFQEMAQIGDSTQLFSSGQAAMVMTNAARLTTFKTAPFKWAVAPLPAGPTGLRANTVGGAGFGMNANSRHKAEAWTFLKYLAGPEGQAIFAKAGGAVPAMNRNPQVRAAFNVPFKDVFLAESERGGVYPSFASYVQITNTLLNPALDTVWNGESTASAALAKIAPDVNKLLK; this comes from the coding sequence ATGTGCAAGTTCTGGTTCGCGGCCCTGACCGCCTCGCTCGCCCTCGCCTCGCCCGCGCTCGCCAAGACGACGCTGGTGTTCTCGTACTGGGGGGACCCGGCGGAGCTGCCGCCCTTTCAGGAGATCACCCGCAACTTCATGGCCGCCCACCCCGACATCGAGATTCAGGTGCAGCACGCGCCCTGGTCGGGGTACTGGACCAAGCTCGACGCGCAGCTCGCCGCCAAGGCCGGACCCGACGTGATGTTCATCACCAACGTGCCGACCTACGCCAGCCGGGGCCAGCTCGAACCGCTCGACGCCTACATCGCGCGCGACAAGTTCCCGATTGGTCAGTACAACCCCGAGTTTCTCAAGATTCACCAGTACAAGGGCAAGCTCTACTCCATCCCCCGCGACAACGACACGATGGTGCTGTACTACAACAAGGACGCCTTCGACCAGGCGAAGCTGGCCTATCCGACCGCGAACTGGCGCTGGAACGACCTGCGGAATGCCGCCATGAAACTCACCCAGCGCAGCGGCAACCGGGTTACGCGCTACGGGCTGGTGCTGGAGAACAACAAGTGGCCCACCTTCGTCTACCAGAACGGCGGGAAGGTCTTCGACGATCCCCTGAACCCCACCCAATACCTGCTCGACCAACCCAAGGGGGCGCAAGCCATCCAGTTCCTCGCCGACCTGATCAACAAGGACAAGGTGGCGCCCGCCTTCCAGGAGATGGCGCAGATCGGGGACAGCACCCAGCTTTTCTCCAGCGGGCAGGCCGCGATGGTGATGACGAACGCCGCGCGCCTAACCACCTTCAAGACCGCACCCTTCAAGTGGGCGGTCGCGCCCCTGCCCGCCGGGCCGACCGGCCTGCGCGCGAACACCGTGGGCGGCGCGGGCTTCGGGATGAACGCCAACAGCAGGCACAAGGCCGAGGCGTGGACCTTCCTGAAGTACCTCGCGGGGCCCGAGGGGCAGGCCATCTTCGCCAAGGCCGGGGGCGCCGTCCCCGCCATGAACCGCAACCCGCAGGTCCGCGCGGCCTTCAACGTGCCCTTCAAGGACGTGTTTCTGGCCGAGAGCGAACGCGGCGGCGTCTACCCCAGCTTCGCGTCCTATGTGCAGATCACCAACACCCTGCTCAACCCCGCGCTGGACACCGTCTGGAACGGGGAAAGCACCGCCAGCGCCGCCCTCGCCAAGATCGCGCCGGACGTGAACAAGCTGCTGAAGTGA
- the modA gene encoding molybdate ABC transporter substrate-binding protein, whose amino-acid sequence MRQVAFILALLTLGQASAANLTVFAAASLTDAFTELGQAFDAKTGNKTIFQFAGSQALRTQLENGAKADVYASANAAQYTPLVDKGLVTPGQAFVSNKLTVIAPRNNPRVARLPDLAAPGVKLVIADRNVPVGDYTRRMLAAIDRSGTYGKDFSAHVLKNVVSEEPNVRQVALKVQLGEADAAVVYVTDVTPALRPSVRVIALPTRFNQSATYPIGVLKGSANPQAAQAFVQYVLSPEGQQILKKWGFQAPR is encoded by the coding sequence ATGCGCCAAGTCGCTTTCATTCTCGCCCTGCTCACCCTGGGGCAGGCGTCCGCCGCCAACCTCACCGTGTTCGCCGCCGCCTCCCTGACCGACGCCTTTACCGAACTCGGCCAGGCATTTGACGCGAAAACCGGGAACAAGACCATCTTCCAGTTTGCCGGGTCGCAGGCGCTGCGGACCCAACTGGAGAACGGCGCGAAGGCCGACGTGTACGCCAGCGCGAACGCAGCCCAGTACACGCCTTTGGTGGACAAGGGGTTGGTCACACCCGGACAGGCGTTTGTCAGCAACAAGCTCACCGTCATCGCCCCCAGGAACAACCCCAGGGTGGCCCGGCTGCCCGATCTCGCCGCACCGGGGGTCAAACTCGTCATCGCGGACAGGAACGTTCCGGTCGGGGACTACACCCGGCGGATGCTGGCGGCCATCGACCGGTCCGGCACCTACGGCAAGGACTTCTCCGCCCATGTCCTGAAGAACGTCGTGAGCGAGGAACCCAACGTCCGGCAGGTGGCCCTCAAGGTGCAGCTCGGGGAGGCCGACGCCGCCGTGGTGTACGTGACGGACGTGACCCCGGCCCTGAGGCCCTCGGTGCGGGTGATCGCGCTGCCCACCCGCTTCAACCAGAGCGCCACCTATCCCATCGGCGTGCTGAAGGGGAGCGCCAATCCGCAAGCCGCGCAGGCGTTCGTGCAGTACGTCCTGTCGCCCGAGGGCCAGCAGATTCTGAAGAAGTGGGGCTTTCAGGCCCCCCGTTGA
- a CDS encoding TOBE domain-containing protein: MQISARNTLQGQVTSLKLGDVEAEVTLQVEGGAEITATITRASAERLGLAEGQVAHAVIKASDVMIAVDD; this comes from the coding sequence ATGCAGATCAGCGCCCGCAACACCCTGCAAGGTCAGGTCACGTCCCTCAAGCTCGGGGACGTGGAGGCCGAAGTCACCCTCCAGGTCGAGGGCGGCGCCGAGATCACCGCCACCATCACCCGCGCCTCCGCCGAACGGTTGGGTCTGGCGGAGGGCCAGGTGGCCCACGCCGTCATCAAGGCCAGCGACGTGATGATCGCGGTGGACGACTAG